ACAAGGACCGCCGGCAGGTCACCTGCACCAAGCGGCGCACCGGTCTCTTCAAGAAGACCAGCGAGCTCTCCGTGCTCTGCGGCGCccacgtcgccgtcgccgtcttCTCCTCCGCCACCGACAAGGCGTACGCGATTGGCAACCCCTCCGTCGACCACGTCCTCCGCCGCTTCGACCCCCTCCCTGGCGACGACGCCTCAGCACTTGAGGACGACACCGACGCCATCGCCGACCGAGAGGTGGTGGAGGCGACGCTGCGGCAGCTGGAGGAGACCAAGGCGCGCGTGGCCTCGGAGCAGGCGCGGATGGACGCCATCGGAGAGAAGGTGCTGCAGGCCAGGGGCGGGAGGTTGTTCTGGTGGGAGGCGGACGTGGAGGCCCTCGGGGAAGCGGAGCTGCCGGAGTTCGCCAGGGCGCTGCAGCGGCTCAGGGACAACGTGCGATGCCGCGCCGAGCAGCTGCTCAAAGCTGGGGAAAGTTACATATGGATGCAATGACCGGGCTGCGTCTTGCTTGATTTTCAGTAAGACAACTAAAAATCTGACTTAACTCTGTAACTGATGCTTTGTTTCGCCTGACGAACTTGCTTTGTTTCGCCTGACGAACTGCTTCCTATTTTCTGATTTTCTGCATTTTGGTGGAATTTGCTACTTTGACAAGCTTAAACAGCACCTGGCAGTCAGATAAGAAATGGCAGACAGCTGCAACTTCTGAGCAGTTATATTTGGTACATAGATGTAGCGCTGTGGCCTCCAAGTGAAGTGCAGCAGAACCTGATCCTTAACTTGAATTTGTAACCTGCAAGCTGCAGTGGCagaaattgcatgcaatgcaCTCCCAAGGCCGTGCAGACCGGCCTGTGACCAAACCTTGACATAACATCTTTTTTAAAATCATCAAGCTAACATCTTAAGTCTTAACTAGTAATGGTAGGCATGACTAGTAACAGAAATGTTTGCAGCATTATTGTCATCTATTTGAATAAATTCAGTTATCGGAATATTAGAAGCATTTGCTTCATAGATGGCATTATGGATGCTCATCTTTGGTCTTTCCAGATGCACCAGAGAGTATGGAAGATACATTCTCTGTCTTGCTGACCATGAACCTGACCAAGGATCATATGAATAATATCAGTGCATGACTAACCTTGGAAGCAGGGTTTATCATCTCTCAGCTAGATGGATATGAAACCAAACAGCTTTAGCATAagagcaaataaaaaaattgtttcatctATTTCAATTTCATCTAAGCATAGTACTCAGAATATGTAGGGATCCATATATGAAGTGTTTGTGCTACTGTAACAAGGAGCCAAATGAAGGTTTGAATCCTAGGTGAATATATAAATATTCTTGGTCTTGAATCTTACTGGGTGACATGATGATGAGCGTCAGTAAAGTTATGTTGATAGAGCCTCTAGTTGAGAGGTTGTTCACCCCGGCTTGAACCCGCATGTGACAGTGTGAGTACCTTCCTAAAGGGTTTGGTGCTCCCATCTTTTACGGCAAAGCCAAAGATACgtcttctcccttctccctgTGGCTGAGTTTGTCTTTACATTGATTACTGTCGAATGGCTCTACAAGTGCATTGTGAATCCAAGCGCTGGAGTTAATAATCTTACAAGAAAATAACACTGGATTGGGGGCTACTCCTTTTATGGGATCACAGTGCCTTATTCACGACATTTGCACCTACCATTGTAGAAATTTATTCTGTTTTACTGGACAGAATTTTGATAAATCAGGTTTCTACTAACTAAAACTATGAAGCCTGAGTTTCTCTATCAAAAAGGCCTTTATTCTTTAAGGGTTTAGGTTTTGAGCATGGGATTTCTCGATGATCTGCATGACCAATTGGAACTTACAAGATGATTACCTAGTAAATTGAGAGAATTTCTGGAGGTGCATCTTTCATCTTAATTCAAGTATAGTGAGAATAAGTTTAACAGAATGAGCGGATCCAGGGGTTGGGGGGCTCAAGTCCCTATTCCGGGCGCACTTGGAAACCCCAAGCCCTCTCTTTCAATTTTTGGGCatggaagaggaaaaagaagaggaggtggaggaggagggagagaaaaagatgaggggaggaggaagaagaggaagagtcCTTAGTTTTTTTCTCTGAATCCGCTACTGTTTAATAGAGTTACACAACTTATCATGTAATCCTGTACATTGTTGTTCTTATTTCCCAAAATGTGGTCAAAAAGAATAATCAAATCAACATGAATTCGGTCCCAATCTCCCAGCACAACTTCAGCCAGTAAGGTGAATTTCTTCTTTGGACCGACAGAACAGCGAAAACTGACACTGTTTGATTCTTTTGAATGGCTGCACGTACAACAATTCTAGACATCCCATGCTGTTCTTTTGGTCATTTTTATTGAAGGGATAGGAGCAAGTGGTAAAACTAGCACCGGAAGAAAATACTAGGCTGCCCTAGGCACCCTGAAGTTAGCTCAGTGCTTGATCAAGCAGCTGTTCTGGCTGCGTCCACTTCAAGAAGctgatgtttcttttttttttgtgagaaaagaAGCTGAAGTTTCGTGTCGAAAGGATCTGAGAATGCAAAAGCTGTGCATTCCCTTGTCAGCTGGATTGGAGTTTGTTGcctcccaccccccccccccccccaaaaaaaaggagGATCATGTATCATGGATCTACAAAAGTGCGCAAGAAGCCTAGGATCGATTCCAAGTGCTTTGGTTTGAGTGGAAAGCTGATGAAAAACCATGGGCAGGACATGGAATTCCTCGTGAAGAAATAGTCCGACTACTATTTTCCGTCTTAGGGGATGAACAAAAAAAACAAGACCAAACTCTGTAGAGAAAATTGGTTGCGTAGAGAAgcccccctccctccccccccccccccccccaagaaaACATTGCTCCAGAGTTTTCAGGTTGACctgaaggaaaaaggaaaatgtgGCCACCCTGTTAGCATATCAAAACTGGATTGCTTCCTCGAGACAAATCGCAACCCTAGATCATGTTCTCCAATCTCATGCATCTTTGACAAGAATCCAAACAATCTTCAGGAAGGTTTTGCTGGTCTTCCCTGCACATACGATAACAAGCAACATGGGCAGCGAAACGTAAAGGTACGTCTTGACCGAGGAGTGGCTTCCATATGATATTTTGTGGTGACGAGCAGTGGCCCAAGAGTGCGTCGATATGAGATTATGTGGGAGCCTGAAGAAGCACTCAAGTGATGAGGTTGCAGCTGCATGGACAGGTACAGGCCCGAAGAGTTTTTTGGGATCTGTGGCTAAGGCTCTGCGTGAAGTTATTGTTAGATAATCTAGCTGTTCAGCGTCGTTTGGTGTGGATTGTTTGCGTGGCTGAAGTCAGCTCGACGTGTGCTGTTTTTGCACCGGAACGGGTCAGCCGTGCGCGTAAATAGCTCTGGCAGGTGTGGCCACAGTTAGCTTCTGTCGCGTTAAAAAGCAAGGAAAATCAAATAGAAAAGTTGCAATGTTAAGCAGTAAAAAATCCTCTGGTGTTCTGCTTGTTAGACACACCATAAAGAGGATCCTTAAAAATATATCTAGCTTTTATatataattttggtaattaataataatacatatggactaataatTATATTAGACTTGTAGGTAGTTTGTTTCATAGATGATGCATGAAgaaggtatatatatacatcaagatgaatgagctctaagtgatgctcaggtaaatcaatgacaatacctatgtattaacaattgtgttgaaaattgttattaggttattccataggataTGCATAAATGATAAAGTATGGATTAGTTGAGAAAtatcatgagttcaaagaatttcatcaaagtcattgagatcttagtaatgctcacaagaagaaaaaaaaacccattAAAGATTGGTGATAagcgtgaatgctaagttacttgtggaaatCAAGTACCTAAAGGTATGtcattatcaattgagtttatggactaacccacgtgctttgtgcttgagagttagagttaggatccataagaaggcataagttaaattaaaatcatatatgccaagagtgaagaacaagattggactccatatatgataaagtgaatttattgaagatgtcggatATAAAACGATTTTCTAtgacaagacggtgaagggcaagcaagacttggttgcgatggaccatccgatggtgaAGGGCAAACAAAGGGTTTGCGCTGAAGCctcaaggtggtggtgaagagcgagtgaaggctttgcgccaatatcgtgcgaggccatgggaagctacgagtgattcgcatcaatcatatgaacaATCAAGAAGACATGGAGTGATGACGttataaaagttggcaaccctttaaagtttgaaggaaagaagcggtacttgaaggtattcaaaggctcaaagtggttcaaatatgttttatcTTTAAAGTGaagtataggtatgccacactattaagaagGATGCAACGTTAAACAacttgtcgtgtctcagtgctcaatagtttctaaccaaacccaaagtgagagttcatTTTAGGAGCCCAGTGCCAAAAGTGTGAAAGTGTTTGAATTGGGTTTCAAAGAATTCATAGTTTGATCATATAGGTTTAATAGCATGAATTTAATTGAAATGTATAGCCCTCTGAATAggcttttcatagagtctaaaatAATCAAAATCAGACATCAGAATCAAAAGTTATGGCATTTTCTCTTTAGTGACTTGGGTTGTTTTGTTAAACTGTGGAGACTCCGCACCTTTTTCGGAGAGTCCACATTTTTGTGGAGGGTTCACAAATTCTAGGTCTAAtggcttgtttttttttaaccagTGGCTTCTTATGTTAAAGTCTGGAGGGTTCGCAAATTTTTGCAGAGTCTGCATTTTCTCAGgtgtaacaactagtttttagGGGCTCTGTTGGTGCCTCCACAAAATACCTCAAAGCCAAAGCCATTGTGCTCTCCCCATTCCATTCTAGtttgagatttgagaagaaaagtgagttaggttgagaaattgaaagattgagtgtaagtgagctaaatcccatATTGAGCACTCGAATTCATCGATAAGAAGTTTGTCAtcacgtttgttactcttggaggttagAGCTCCTAAGCGGCTAGACGTCACCAGTGAGCACCTAAGGTTGTGATGTGCCATGGGAAAGTTTATGGATGCTTCAATTTCGCCTCTGTaatggaagaaatcaagagtgaccGAGTTTGGAGAGAAAAAGGTTGAGAGAAACCCGACTCAAggtgaccgagcccctcaacagagacATAGGAACATCTAGTGGAGGTGTacgaacttcaggaaacaaattacgtgtctcctctcttgtttcttgttcttgagttcttgctctcTATTTATGCACATtgcttgatctactttcttatgAAGTTTTAGATGCAGTTACTTGGTGAGATAGGTTGGAATATATCCACTGGTGTTGGGTAATTAGTGGATTTGAtccatgttgaattgcataGGCATCTACTTAAGTTTTCATTGAAATCTTCGAAGTATCCGCATATTTCTACGGAAAATTTTTCAGGATacacctattcacctcccctctaggtgacatcagatcccatttcaattggtattagagccaaaTCTCCTTTAAGGCTTTACCGCTTGGAAAATTTAAAGATGTCAACAAAAGGTAATATGTATCTAGAATTTCTTGTGCTAGATGGTTCGAACTATTCAACTTGGAATACTTGCATATTTAATATCTTTAGGGCCATGCACATAGAGTGAGTTGTATATgtaagcatttctcctcctagtgatttTTTGCtatcacccgaagaggaagagaaatgcatatatctcaatgctcaagttaCTAATGTCCTATTTGATGCTACGAGTATAGAGATAGTTGAATCCATCATGCCGCTTGAAGACACTCATCTTATTTAGACTAtttttaaagaaagatatgacaagcccaaatatgataaagaagaacttcttccggCGATGTTATTTGAGGAATGCTCGATTTCATTATCACATCAcgaagagcaccaaatgacttcctccgttgtccaagaggatgtcactttGTCATCCATCTCACCAATTAACAAAACCGAACAAGGTAATGATATTGTGAACCCTTCCTTTGGGCTGTAACAACACTACTAGTGAAAGTTCCATATCTACTTGTGTTGATAACTCTTGCATATCAACTAGTGCAAAAATACATATTTAACATGATGATATGGTTCATTGTTCTCATAGCAATGTATCTATTTCCattagtacttgtgagactaactttttgaaggaaatagaaatCTATGAGAGATAaagcctaggtggagaagcatACACCTCTCTAAGATGTTCATTTCCTCATTCCGACACCCACATGAGCCTTATGGCTAAAGTTAAAAGGAAACCGATAAGTGAGGATGATAGTGATAGTGCCATTGATAGacttgagtttgatcatttgagcaaaaagaatatgtctaaaatgatcaagctcatgacCGTCATAGAAGGCTTAGAAGAAAGCCTTGAGGGGCAAGAGGAATTCCTTATtgagaaaattaagaaacttaaagctttaaatatgaaatataaAGAACTTTAAAAATCCCATAGTTCTTTATCcaatctttatggggatcttaaagttaagcatatttcttttcttgataaattagatgctatgcctctagtggatttagaaaagtTCTGTCCTAATTGCAACGTCTTATCTAAGgataaatccactatttctcctattgatgatgcttgctaagggtctgtttgtttcagctggagattatgaaaagcagcttatagaagctggattgtgaaaagctggattgtaaaaagctgattgtgaaaagcttttaaagtgtagattctaaaaaactttaatggacagtttagtaaaatggactttcacaatctatcaaaagctaaGAAAAACCAGTTTctcagattcccacaatccaatcaacagattttaaaaagctataaccaaatactgtctgtttgtttcaatttcggattgtaaaagctaaaAGCCACAAttcaaagctgaaacaaacatgccctaagtCTAATTCTCATGTAGCAtctttagaaaaagaaaatattgagctaagggCTCAACTTGAAAGGCTTACTAGTAAGCATGTGAGTCTACAAGAAAATCATGACAAGCTTTTGTGTACTCATGAAGATCTTGTAGATTCTcatgccatgctagaaatagctcatgaggtaattGTTATCATGGTAAAATCCTATGAACCTTATGGACATTAGTATATTTCCTTTGCCTAATGTAAATTTGACATATGATAGATCTAACAATTCATTTGATGTTAATTCTATATCCAATAATGAATTGCCTAATAATGattgttgctctaaagctaatgTTCTCTCTAGTATTACTTGTGATATTGATAGTAAAGGGAAAAACAAGAAACTCAAGGATCAATTGCATACAAGAAATAAAAGTGGACTTAGACTCAATTCCAACAAGAAGACTAAGTCTAACAATATCAAGATCAAGGggcaaaatcaaaagaagatcaagtctctcatcacttgcttcaa
The sequence above is drawn from the Phragmites australis chromosome 10, lpPhrAust1.1, whole genome shotgun sequence genome and encodes:
- the LOC133883445 gene encoding agamous-like MADS-box protein AGL62, producing the protein MVPPRGRSSKGRQRIEIRYIDNKDRRQVTCTKRRTGLFKKTSELSVLCGAHVAVAVFSSATDKAYAIGNPSVDHVLRRFDPLPGDDASALEDDTDAIADREVVEATLRQLEETKARVASEQARMDAIGEKVLQARGGRLFWWEADVEALGEAELPEFARALQRLRDNVRCRAEQLLKAGESYIWMQ